The Deltaproteobacteria bacterium genome includes a region encoding these proteins:
- a CDS encoding DUF2283 domain-containing protein, which yields MEIKYDKEVDALYIRFLKEKVYDSEEIAAGIVADYTRDNKIVGVEVLNASKQLEKMEGLKNLKIAG from the coding sequence GTGGAAATAAAGTATGATAAAGAAGTGGATGCTCTTTACATTCGTTTTCTGAAAGAAAAGGTTTATGACAGTGAAGAGATAGCAGCCGGGATAGTTGCCGACTATACGCGGGACAATAAAATAGTTGGCGTAGAAGTTCTTAATGCTTCAAAGCAGTTAGAAAAAATGGAGGGGCTAAAAAACCTTAAAATAGCTGGGTAA
- a CDS encoding DUF4258 domain-containing protein: MKIAEYRLSTHALDRLEDREIKIDWIEKTILNPDMVKTVSDAEVHHFKLIEEFESRFLKVVLNPEKEVIVTFHFDRRLRRWK, from the coding sequence TTGAAGATAGCAGAATACAGACTTTCGACACATGCTTTGGATCGTCTTGAAGACAGAGAAATCAAAATAGACTGGATAGAGAAAACAATTCTCAATCCTGATATGGTGAAAACTGTTTCCGACGCAGAAGTTCACCACTTTAAGCTGATAGAAGAATTTGAAAGCAGGTTTCTTAAAGTGGTTTTAAATCCAGAAAAGGAAGTAATAGTAACTTTCCATTTTGACAGGAGGTTAAGAAGGTGGAAATAA